In Candidatus Alcyoniella australis, one genomic interval encodes:
- a CDS encoding tetratricopeptide repeat protein: MIDDWRVRRSWRSAACLAALALILLLACLASIAELFEHREPVKPQQWENVTSWLAGPAFVRPGWLFKSADYVSHEPSTAVARFPVRKAECAFRVFIVGGSFAMGFPYVYPSDARRTIGGIDSWAREQLAARYPSAQIELINAATCGGNSHKVLQVVEELLEYQPDLIVVISGNNEGTVLPDGPQPPPLCWAMGRGLDAALGRSPVAEQPLQDLHWWFERNLEQVADLAQERNVKLALATLPVNLRYNKPTDRYRLPAGSQPSDLARALYARGRFAEAAELLAPHPGGESLYLIGRCHESMGRYSAAREAYAEAVEYQRFNRISPTQNRIVRAVAQRHGLMLIDMERAINERAPHGIPGDELFDWSCHLHWYGYCDLGLLLVDQIVAAGLVRPAPSEPLPGPSREELRQRVGLDDQYLARFNLPR, encoded by the coding sequence ATGATCGACGACTGGCGCGTGCGGCGCTCGTGGCGTAGTGCGGCGTGCCTGGCCGCCCTGGCGCTGATCCTGCTGCTGGCCTGCCTGGCCTCGATTGCCGAGTTGTTCGAGCACCGCGAGCCCGTCAAGCCGCAGCAGTGGGAGAATGTGACCTCGTGGCTCGCCGGGCCGGCCTTCGTGCGTCCCGGCTGGCTGTTCAAGTCCGCGGACTACGTGTCGCACGAACCCTCGACCGCAGTGGCGCGATTTCCTGTGCGCAAGGCGGAGTGCGCCTTTCGCGTGTTCATCGTCGGCGGCTCGTTCGCCATGGGCTTCCCCTACGTCTATCCCTCGGACGCCCGACGCACCATCGGCGGCATCGACAGCTGGGCGCGCGAGCAGCTCGCGGCGCGCTACCCCTCGGCGCAAATCGAGCTGATCAACGCTGCAACCTGCGGCGGCAATTCGCACAAGGTGCTGCAGGTCGTGGAGGAACTGCTCGAGTATCAGCCGGACCTGATCGTGGTGATCAGCGGCAATAACGAGGGAACCGTGCTCCCCGACGGCCCGCAGCCGCCGCCCCTGTGCTGGGCAATGGGACGCGGACTGGACGCGGCCCTGGGGCGATCCCCTGTGGCCGAACAACCGCTGCAGGACCTCCACTGGTGGTTCGAGCGCAACTTGGAGCAGGTCGCCGACCTGGCTCAGGAGCGCAACGTCAAGCTGGCCCTAGCCACGCTGCCGGTGAACCTGCGTTACAATAAACCCACCGATCGCTATCGCTTGCCGGCGGGGTCGCAGCCCTCGGACCTGGCGCGGGCGCTGTATGCGCGTGGACGGTTCGCCGAGGCGGCCGAGCTGCTCGCCCCGCATCCCGGGGGCGAGTCGCTGTACCTGATCGGACGCTGCCACGAATCGATGGGGCGTTATTCCGCGGCGCGCGAAGCCTATGCCGAGGCGGTCGAATACCAGCGCTTCAACCGCATCTCGCCGACTCAGAATCGCATCGTCCGCGCCGTGGCCCAGCGGCACGGGCTGATGCTGATCGATATGGAGCGGGCGATCAACGAGCGGGCGCCGCACGGCATCCCCGGGGACGAGCTGTTCGACTGGTCCTGCCACTTGCACTGGTATGGCTATTGCGACCTGGGCCTGCTGCTCGTCGACCAGATCGTTGCCGCGGGCCTGGTGCGCCCTGCGCCAAGCGAGCCGCTGCCCGGGCCGAGCCGCGAGGAACTGCGACAGCGCGTGGGACTCGACGATCAGTATCTGGCGCGCTTCAACCTGCCGCGATAG
- a CDS encoding alpha-galactosidase, whose protein sequence is MRDAKLRWIWICLLLALCALLALAAACESDDDDDDDGEPEGDDDAGDDDDAPGDEVEVLVNGDELLIRNRYVAVLYHLDRGVYDVLDAANFPLLFNVRAVAQSHVLLPAQIWRSSDGYSATWESADAQNALGQGMTINVALASLFGGPGLKQSFTLLDGKSCVLMQFELINDTAELLNLGALYPLYNDPVDSALNLGAQGDLRVLTNGFLNAIDFAEPLLPGTAGSLSNWSALFYNQVSGVSLSLGFLTFEHALPVIYNEPLHGNDLGIALRADCEYDPPTPLYPGGSRISETLIFDLGQSTPQLALETYAERLKAWLGIQTWLERHPEIGVPVGWNSWSGSSSTGGYGTDINEQIIVENMDFADRELRRWGMNYFQIDDGWQTAKGDWLVNAARFPDHGDQNGIEWLMQRAKDLGFHTGLWVEAFHASTHSQVYNEHPEWITKPLYGVVTGDGPTLDLSNPEVIEYLTALTTRLRDWGIEWFKLDFAYWTMFTQDWYDPSLTRIEYYRRGVQALRQGLGEDVFLLNVAILGPNFGLIDSMRMTLDTMPAWEGESEDPYGPLAITENQGLKPQYREAARRYYFNGRVWVNHPDLIFFRSHSEPRIPPLTLDEARTFATAVALQGGLVKIGDRLVDLSGEAVDSLRRIIPPTGVGGRPLDLFTREFPEVWALEVADFDEPYFVLGLLNWGLNRDLTQVDYPMIVDRDRLLGADFAQAGLDPQQTYLAFEFWTQSFMGEQQGELWITVPAHSPRAVALRPKLGRPQLLGTNRHVLGGVGVIDSLEWDADQLTLSGAQQGSIGTAHAPFAHQISIYIPQGYSSAAAQVEAPTGYAIDNQQWNVAGRVGTLNFEVVQVDKAPGNGEPDWFPTIQWQIEFTDSLEL, encoded by the coding sequence ATGCGAGACGCTAAGCTGCGCTGGATCTGGATATGCTTACTCTTAGCGCTATGCGCGCTGTTGGCCTTGGCCGCGGCCTGCGAGTCGGACGACGACGATGACGACGACGGCGAGCCGGAGGGCGACGACGATGCCGGGGACGACGACGACGCACCAGGCGATGAGGTCGAGGTGCTGGTCAACGGCGACGAGCTGTTGATCCGCAACCGTTACGTGGCCGTGCTCTACCATCTGGATCGCGGCGTGTACGACGTGCTCGACGCCGCGAACTTCCCGCTGCTGTTCAACGTGCGCGCCGTGGCCCAATCCCATGTGCTGCTGCCGGCGCAGATTTGGCGCAGCTCCGATGGCTACAGCGCGACCTGGGAGTCGGCGGACGCGCAAAACGCATTGGGCCAGGGGATGACGATCAACGTTGCCCTCGCCAGCCTGTTCGGCGGCCCGGGCCTGAAGCAGAGCTTCACATTGCTCGACGGCAAGAGCTGCGTGCTGATGCAGTTCGAGCTGATCAACGACACGGCCGAGCTGCTCAATCTCGGCGCGCTCTATCCGCTCTACAACGATCCGGTGGACTCGGCGCTGAACCTCGGGGCGCAGGGCGACCTGCGCGTGCTGACCAACGGATTTCTCAATGCCATCGACTTTGCCGAGCCGCTGCTTCCCGGCACCGCGGGCTCGCTCTCGAACTGGAGCGCGCTGTTTTACAACCAGGTCAGCGGCGTCAGTCTGTCGCTGGGATTCCTGACCTTTGAGCACGCCCTGCCGGTGATCTACAACGAGCCGTTGCATGGAAACGATCTGGGAATCGCCCTGCGCGCCGACTGCGAATACGATCCGCCCACGCCGCTCTACCCTGGAGGCTCGCGGATCTCCGAGACGCTGATTTTTGACTTGGGCCAGAGTACGCCGCAGCTGGCGCTGGAGACCTACGCCGAGCGGCTCAAGGCCTGGCTGGGGATCCAGACCTGGCTCGAACGCCATCCGGAGATCGGCGTGCCCGTGGGCTGGAACTCCTGGTCGGGCAGCTCGTCCACGGGCGGCTACGGCACGGACATCAACGAGCAGATCATCGTCGAGAACATGGACTTCGCCGACCGCGAGCTGCGGCGCTGGGGCATGAACTACTTCCAGATCGACGACGGCTGGCAGACGGCCAAGGGCGACTGGCTGGTCAACGCCGCGCGCTTCCCCGACCACGGCGATCAGAACGGCATCGAGTGGTTGATGCAACGCGCCAAGGATCTGGGTTTTCATACCGGGCTGTGGGTCGAGGCGTTTCACGCATCCACGCATTCGCAGGTCTACAACGAGCATCCCGAGTGGATCACCAAGCCGCTGTACGGCGTGGTCACGGGCGACGGCCCGACGCTGGATCTGTCCAATCCCGAGGTGATCGAGTATCTGACCGCGCTCACCACGCGCCTGCGCGACTGGGGCATCGAGTGGTTCAAGCTCGACTTCGCCTACTGGACGATGTTCACGCAGGATTGGTACGACCCGTCGCTGACGCGCATCGAGTACTACCGTCGCGGCGTGCAGGCTCTGCGCCAGGGCCTGGGCGAGGACGTGTTTCTGCTCAACGTGGCGATCCTCGGCCCCAACTTCGGCCTGATCGACTCGATGCGGATGACCCTGGACACCATGCCCGCCTGGGAAGGCGAGAGCGAAGACCCCTACGGGCCGCTGGCGATTACCGAGAACCAGGGGCTAAAGCCGCAGTACCGTGAGGCCGCGCGGCGCTACTATTTCAACGGCCGAGTCTGGGTCAACCATCCGGACCTGATCTTTTTCCGCTCCCACTCCGAACCGCGGATTCCGCCGCTGACCCTCGACGAGGCGCGGACCTTTGCCACGGCCGTGGCCTTGCAAGGCGGCCTGGTCAAGATCGGCGACCGGCTGGTCGACCTCTCGGGCGAAGCCGTGGACTCCCTGCGCCGGATCATTCCGCCCACGGGCGTGGGCGGCAGGCCGCTGGATCTGTTCACCCGCGAGTTCCCCGAGGTCTGGGCCCTCGAGGTCGCGGATTTCGACGAGCCGTACTTTGTGCTCGGCCTGCTCAACTGGGGGCTCAATCGCGACCTGACTCAGGTGGACTATCCGATGATCGTTGACCGCGATCGCCTGCTGGGCGCGGACTTCGCGCAGGCCGGACTCGATCCGCAGCAGACATATCTGGCCTTCGAGTTCTGGACCCAGAGTTTTATGGGCGAACAGCAGGGCGAGCTGTGGATCACTGTGCCCGCGCACTCGCCGCGAGCGGTGGCCCTGCGGCCCAAGCTCGGGCGGCCGCAGCTGTTGGGCACCAACCGCCACGTGCTCGGCGGCGTGGGCGTGATCGACTCGCTGGAATGGGACGCGGATCAGCTGACCCTGAGCGGCGCGCAGCAGGGCTCGATCGGCACGGCCCATGCGCCGTTCGCGCACCAGATCTCGATCTACATTCCCCAGGGCTACTCAAGCGCAGCGGCGCAGGTCGAGGCGCCCACGGGCTACGCCATCGACAACCAGCAGTGGAACGTCGCCGGCCGGGTCGGCACCCTGAACTTCGAGGTGGTCCAGGTTGACAAGGCGCCGGGCAACGGCGAGCCGGACTGGTTCCCGACAATCCAGTGGCAGATCGAATTCACCGACAGCTTGGAGCTGTAG
- the larB gene encoding nickel pincer cofactor biosynthesis protein LarB produces MNRDDIKRLIEGLVEGRIDQQQALEQLSGYEELGFARLDVQREQRTGVAEVIFAPGKTFDQLRKLISSSLEAHGKVLVSRLDQDWGDQLCGEFDVTRYDPLSRTLRTPYPGAAKLPLIAVVSAGTSDQSVAEEAAAVLEHLGHRVERIFDVGVAGIHRLLHVIDSLRQARALIVVAGMEGALPSVVAGLVNRPVVAVPTSVGYGASFGGVAALLGMLNSCAGGVGVVNIDNGFGAALLAHRIAPE; encoded by the coding sequence TTGAACCGCGACGATATCAAACGACTGATCGAGGGGCTGGTCGAGGGACGTATCGATCAGCAGCAGGCGCTGGAACAGCTCAGCGGCTACGAGGAGCTGGGATTCGCCCGGCTCGACGTGCAACGCGAACAGCGCACCGGTGTGGCCGAGGTGATCTTCGCACCGGGCAAGACCTTCGATCAGCTGCGCAAGCTGATCAGCAGCTCCCTTGAGGCCCACGGCAAGGTGCTGGTCTCGCGCCTCGATCAGGATTGGGGCGACCAGCTTTGCGGCGAGTTCGACGTTACGCGCTACGACCCGCTGTCGCGCACCCTGCGCACGCCGTATCCCGGCGCTGCCAAGCTGCCGCTGATCGCTGTAGTCTCCGCAGGCACGTCGGACCAGTCGGTGGCCGAGGAGGCGGCGGCGGTGCTCGAACATTTGGGACACCGCGTAGAGCGAATTTTTGATGTGGGCGTGGCCGGAATCCACCGCCTGCTGCATGTGATCGACAGCCTGCGACAGGCCCGGGCGTTGATCGTGGTTGCGGGCATGGAAGGCGCCCTGCCCTCGGTGGTGGCCGGGCTGGTCAACCGACCGGTGGTGGCCGTACCGACCTCGGTGGGCTACGGCGCGAGTTTCGGCGGCGTGGCCGCGCTGCTGGGCATGCTCAACTCCTGCGCCGGCGGCGTGGGCGTGGTCAACATCGATAACGGCTTCGGCGCGGCGCTGCTGGCGCACCGTATCGCACCGGAGTAG
- a CDS encoding C45 family peptidase, which translates to MMRYLLALLTILLLCCSLLFALGCDQDDDDDDDDQADDDAVDDDDDDDDDEDWEPVPPHREQYERFSIVWLGGTPYEMGYQHGQLLHEELAAGYDWLNSLIPMDLALDVLRTLGLVDLAYENSYPEVLEECRGLSDAAGDVGWSMDLCLLLNFGDALVEFLGDFYLPFDKDLLQPGCSQAIATGPATADGSLYHARSLDWDKIDFMLDYPVIFVRQPTDGIPHAFIGFPGNLSPYSGINAEGLSIASNEADPLDNSQHDFVGRSHVQLVGHLLSNAHSMDEAVSIVQSTDHMCVTVITVADGVAKRGAVFEMTAQAVGIRELEDGVVWATNHFEAPETRDLDADPVGVSSRLRFDRLEQLLDPAGADSLYGTLDAEAMVGIMRDRVDPYTGLESPADEFDNNGSIATNGAIYQMVFAPADLHFWVAAGGIPVPQQPFVGFSLGELLGLPDAVPINPPIYE; encoded by the coding sequence ATGATGCGCTACCTACTCGCCCTGTTGACGATCCTGCTGCTGTGCTGCTCGCTGCTGTTTGCCTTGGGCTGCGACCAGGATGACGACGATGACGACGACGATCAGGCCGACGACGACGCGGTTGACGACGATGACGACGATGACGACGACGAGGACTGGGAGCCGGTGCCGCCGCATCGCGAGCAGTACGAGCGCTTCTCCATCGTCTGGCTCGGCGGCACGCCCTACGAGATGGGCTATCAGCACGGCCAACTGCTGCACGAGGAGCTGGCCGCGGGCTACGACTGGCTCAACAGCCTGATCCCGATGGACCTAGCGCTGGACGTGCTGCGCACGCTGGGCCTGGTCGACCTGGCCTATGAGAACAGCTACCCCGAGGTCTTGGAGGAATGCCGCGGCCTGAGCGATGCGGCCGGGGACGTGGGCTGGTCCATGGACCTGTGCCTGCTGCTGAACTTCGGCGACGCGCTGGTCGAGTTCCTCGGCGATTTCTATTTGCCGTTTGACAAGGATCTGTTGCAGCCCGGCTGCAGCCAGGCGATCGCCACCGGGCCGGCCACGGCCGACGGCTCGCTGTACCACGCGCGCAGCCTGGACTGGGACAAGATCGACTTCATGCTCGACTACCCGGTAATCTTCGTGCGCCAGCCCACCGACGGCATCCCGCACGCATTCATCGGCTTCCCGGGCAACCTCAGCCCCTACTCGGGGATCAACGCCGAGGGGCTCTCCATCGCCTCCAACGAGGCCGACCCGCTGGACAACAGCCAGCACGACTTCGTCGGCCGCAGCCACGTGCAGCTGGTGGGGCACCTGCTAAGCAACGCGCACTCAATGGACGAGGCGGTCTCGATCGTGCAGTCCACCGACCACATGTGCGTCACGGTGATCACCGTGGCCGACGGCGTTGCCAAGCGCGGCGCGGTGTTTGAGATGACGGCTCAGGCCGTGGGGATTCGTGAGCTTGAAGACGGAGTGGTCTGGGCCACCAACCATTTCGAGGCGCCCGAGACCCGTGATCTGGACGCGGACCCGGTGGGCGTATCCAGCCGCTTGCGCTTCGACCGGCTCGAGCAGTTGCTCGATCCCGCGGGTGCGGACAGCCTCTACGGCACACTCGACGCCGAGGCGATGGTCGGAATCATGCGCGACCGGGTCGACCCCTACACAGGGCTGGAAAGCCCGGCCGACGAGTTCGACAACAACGGCAGCATTGCCACCAACGGCGCGATCTACCAGATGGTCTTCGCGCCCGCGGACCTGCATTTCTGGGTGGCGGCCGGCGGCATCCCGGTACCGCAACAGCCGTTCGTCGGCTTCAGCCTCGGCGAACTGTTGGGCCTGCCCGACGCGGTTCCGATCAACCCGCCGATCTACGAGTAG